One Vicia villosa cultivar HV-30 ecotype Madison, WI linkage group LG5, Vvil1.0, whole genome shotgun sequence genomic window, tattaaaccatcactattaggattcaaatattaaaaaatatgaatattatataatctttttatttataataaatagttattaaaataaataatattaataataatataataatatcaaaccatcactattaataataataatataataataataatattaaaccatcactattaggatttaaatattaaaaaatatgaatattatataatctttttatttataataaatagttaagacaaattttttagcctaaaatattttaattcaacATAAAGTTATAATAGCCTTTGACACTATTTAATTTAGTCTTATTTTCCCCTTCTTATAATTGTTaaggaaaaattacaaaatagatactactatataaaatataatataaataatatatatatatatacttatatttCCTTATAATAaagaaaacacattaaaatataaaatacataattctataaaaaaatatatttccttTGCATTTTTGTTATgactaaaaaaaatatagaaaactataaaaaaaaattaggttatccataattaaattgaaatattgaaacattgaaaaaaacattattaacatcttttagtttaaaatattgtaatataatataaaattataatagtctttggtatactaaataaaattataatactaTTTCATTTGGTCTTATTTTCTGTCATATTTTTATTAGCgaaagattaaaaaaatagttgtttctatataatatataattttaggtaatatatttaagaaattcttataaaaaaataatatatttttaagagtAATAACatttttgatttgaattattataaataaatatcgaTTTTTTTTCAATCCATAACTTCCTATCATTATTAGGTTTTTTTCCAGTTTTTAATCTTCATTAAAGATACCATAAATAATCTTTTATAGGTCCTTGTGCAATACTTATTCCTTATCGGTTactattttgataaataattgaTAGGCTaatcttttttaaaatatataaatatattaatataaatgctTTCCAAAATTAACTATTAACTTTTTCGgttcaaaatataaaaagatatactTTAATGTACATTTTTTATTATCCAATcagtctttatttaatttaaattatatgcaaaatattaaaagaaagcgGATAAGCTCTGGATCCGTTGGGTAGGAGCATACTATTTGAAAGGTGCTAATATTTTGCAGTGGCAAGCTGGCACAACGATTTCCTGGATCATTAAAAGCATAATGAAGATGAAGGAGATGGCAGCTACTAGTCTTTGTTGGGCAAAGAGTGTGCAGACTCAAAGTTTTAAAACTGGCGACATGCACATAGAGCTCAGGGACAATGGCACCCCAGTGTATTGGAGGCAAATTATCTCTAACAATTATGCTAGACCTCGCGCTTGTTTTATTCTTTGGCTTGCTCTATGGAACCGCCTACCAACTAAGGATAGACTTGAGAAAATCAATGTGGTTACTGATGGACTGTGTGTTTTCTGTGGTCAGATTGAAAGTATCAATCATCTGTTTTTTGTTTGCAGGCATTCTCAGGTCATCTGGCAAACGATGCTCAATTGGCTTGGTTATACAAGGGCTAGTGGGGACTGGATTCAAGAGAGTTCTTGGGTGAGCCTGGAAGTAGAAAAAAAGGGGTGGAAGCGGAAGATTCTAAAGATGATTACTGCTGAAGTTGTATATCTTATCTGGCAGGATCGAAATGGGAGAATATTCAACAAGCATAATCAGAATTGTGATCTTGTTGCTCTTGCCAAATACATGGTGATCAGCCGAGCAATTCGCAGAAAAGAGTTGGCTAGACATGTCAATTTAGAATCTTTGGTAATTAGTTAATGTATCTGTTTGTTGTGTTGGATGCTAGATCTTTTAGAAGCCTGGATCTTTGATCGGCCTGTATTGAGTGTTTTTGGGTAATAAAATTTCCATTTTACTCCAAAAAAAAGAAATGATCTCCaatctcattttttttcttttttttttcatttctcttttaaaaattttctcttttttttttatttttataaattgacAATGCAAACTGAATATAATTTTAGGTAATATATAGATTTAGGAATTCTTATATAAAAGACAATATAATTTTATCAGTAATAAtgtattttggtttgaattattataaatttatagcaATTTCTTTTCTATTCCATAACTTAATActgttattagtttttttttagtttttaatcttCATTAAAGATATCATAAAAATACTAAATACTATTTGAATAGGTCCTTGGTGAAatacttattattatttatcCGTTACTATTTTGATAAATAATGGGTTGactaatcaatttttaaaatatataaatgtattaatATAAATGCGTTACAAAAATAACTATTAACTTTTTCCGttacgaatataaaaaaaaatatactttGAATGTTTTTTACTATCCAATcaatctttatttaatttaaattttatgtattcATTATAAATACCTAAAGAAATGATCTTCAATctcatttttttccttttctcttttaaaAACTTTCTCCTTCATATAGTTAAAGGAAGAATATGAAATTTATGTAATTTTGAAGGTTTTTTTCCTTGTTACTTTATAtagttcatttttattatctcatAATTTCATTATTTGTTGAATTTTcaggttgaatcacatttttatgaagaaaaaagtTAGTTAGTAAATCACAtttgattataataaaaattgGGATTGACAAAGGTTAAAAGATAATTAGACTAATATATTCCATGAGTTCACTTTTCCTTTTCTATAATTAATTGGAACAATAAAAAACGTGtgaaatttctttatttttccatGTTGAGTCACATATTTTGTCAGACGATAAAGAgatgttgaatcacattttttatCGAGAAAACAGTGAGTTGATAAATCACATTTGATTATAACATTGAACTTTGGATTGACAAAGACTAAGGGAGAGTTAGGATAATTTATTATTTGAGttcacttttatttttctataattaattGGAAGAATTAAAAAGGGTAAGAAATTTCAAGTCTATTCCATTTTTtgtctttatttttcatttatcttttttaattatatatcaaATAGGAGATttgatcaattataatttatttttttcaaattaagtCACATATTTTGTCTGACGATAATGAGAGATTGAGCcactattaattaaaaaatagaatttttaatTGGCAAAGACTAACTTTTGATTGGATCTGTGAGGAATATTATTCTAAAGATTATAATTatgaaaacaatatatttataacttttgTTGTTCTTTTGTATAACGTTAatttttcaatattaattttatacatgtatatgaattttgtgaaACTTATAATTACTTATAAGTGAATGTaattatattatatgatattaCTTATAATTAATATATGTGACTATGTTTTGTATTTGGTAAAATAacctataataaaatattttttataatttttattaaaaattcaaattaaggtagaagaatttttttattatggTGTATTGTAAGGTACAccatatttttttctattttaaaaaatataatttattttaaagtattGTTTGATttctatatattttaatataaaatttaaaaacaattaaatatgttaaaattttataattaaaatatttcacTTCAAATTcaatcattaataaaaaaattgaacaagTTGATCTCAATATTTTAGTGTATCTCTatcattctatttttattttcacaCATGTTattctataatttaatttatgtaaTGTTTTAACCCTTCAATGTTATAATAATGTTTGAAACTTTCAATTagtattatattttatcattattattaatatctTTCTGCACAATTgttaaattttgtaattttaaataCTATTAAAATACTTAATGAGTCATATTATTTACTCTAAATTCTTACATTTAAACTAAATATCACAgtttattatgaaaaaaaatgcaacaattttattaaaataattaattagaatatatggttttttaaataaactaattatCCGCGCATCGCGCGGGTCACTGTCTAgttattattaatgttattattttCAACGACTTGACAATATTCAATATATGTAGTTAGACGTGTTAGAAAAATCAATTCGAGTCAAAtggatcgaggctagaatcgtgaacggtacactttccttatagtatttcaagcactcccaatttgtcttggagtttctacgcaggaatatccaggataattcagccttctcgagtctgcacaagacggGTGAAAACTcaaatgtagcgaagagtgctctggaattatttTAGAGGATTTGCgttttttttgttatgtttttctgaattcataatgaattatttataggccacattggtattgtttcacaaggtagcgacccttggtgaaacaatgtCTTTTACCAAAAGTCACAATGATTGGCCTATAACAACACACTTCAAAAGTTGCGTGGTTTCATTctacaacacttcatgaagtgttgccatttttcaaatccacttctcttgtcattttggaacaactATTATAATAATTACAACAAGACGTAGCAATTGTGTCTATACCCTAGATAATTTATTAGAAGGATACATTTTGGCAATATTCCTTCTATTAAAGTGcctaatcaattttttattttatttttaaatttgtacCTAGTTGTAAATAAATTAATTACTTTTTTGACTTTTAAAAACCGTTAATGTCTAGAAGAAAAGACAAGAGAATTTTTTAATGCACCATATACATTACTAGAACACCGCGTGAAAATATATTTATGTACATTTTGGAGACACTTCTCCGAACACACCAAAATGCAACACACTTCTGAATTTATGGGTTGAATTCCTCTGAGATGCATCTATGTATACCTTACGTAGATGCATCTCCTGATGCACCAAAACTTAGTGCAAATATGGATGAGACCCTAACTCCTTGTGCATTTATTCTAGAGAGACATCTTCGTAAAGCTTACGGAAATGCATCTTTCGAGTGTCACATCTTTATTTGATACATGATGCTACATGATATCCACCTATACCAGCTCATCAGGAGATATTAGAGGAGTAGCAGACTTGGTCAaatcatgttgttgatgtgttCCCTAAATGTCGTTCTATCATGGAGATTGTACATGCAAATATTGACGGAGAACTTTTTCTAGATGGCTCTGAGGCGTTGTATATGCCATGATGGCGAAGGCTCGTGAGACTCTCTAGTACAAGAGGCAACGTAGGAACAGGGGGCATGAGGCCGAGGCCGACTTGGAGTCCGTCATTCACAGTAGATTATATTACTTGATATATTTTGGGTTGTATTTTATTTATCAACCTCGTTATAACTTTTGGATTGATTTTATGTACTCTTGACTTATAACTTTATACATGTCATTTTCTTCAGTCTTAGTATTGTTCAATCATATTATACCTTATGACTGTTTGATATAAAAATCACTTAAAATTAATAAGAATTTACTCCAGCCGCAGGTATATAGGGTGGCTTAAGTGGTTGTATCTCCTGGATTATTTACCTgctaaaattaatcaaaattaaacaG contains:
- the LOC131606041 gene encoding uncharacterized protein LOC131606041, with product MKMKEMAATSLCWAKSVQTQSFKTGDMHIELRDNGTPVYWRQIISNNYARPRACFILWLALWNRLPTKDRLEKINVVTDGLCVFCGQIESINHLFFVCRHSQVIWQTMLNWLGYTRASGDWIQESSWVSLEVEKKGWKRKILKMITAEVVYLIWQDRNGRIFNKHNQNCDLVALAKYMVISRAIRRKELARHVNLESLVIS